CACATCAAGCCTTTCACAGTACTTGAACTGCAACCAAGCTGATAACATTACCTGTCCAGTCCTGGGGTGTGAAGTCATTGGCTTTCTGGTTACTGGTGCTGCAACCAGTTCCCTTTTCCAACTCTTCCTCTGAGAGATCTTGGGCTATAAACTGCATAAGAAGCAAGTAGATGATGCCCTGAATTTGCCTGTAATAGGTAAGGATTAGCTTCATGTAATGTGGTTACACTAAGAAAGGACCTTGGTCACTATCTATATCAAATGCCTATCATAAAAAATcagtaatatgttttaattacataCGTTAAACTTGTTAGTATTCTTCACATTAAATCTGACACATTAGATTCATAATATGGTATATAATTGAATTACTGTATATCATTAAAGATTAACATTACataaagatgtattttatcaaaacacacattttgatGCATGGGGGATTACACCTAATTATGTGATGGTCCTGTATGACTGTTGAAGTATgaagtaaattaaatgaaaggcattggtgtttatataaatgaaaatgccaacttgctcTAAACCTTTAACTGGCGGTCGCCGCTGACCTcagggcgagtagtatagcccaccttaatcttcaaatagtcaagcttaaaatacttttatgtaTAGACAGAACAAAgattaattaaatttaactgaatttgaacattaaatTGCTAAATGTTTGGAATATTGTGCACtaaaataactcatatagataGTGACCGAGATTCTTTATTTTACTGCAATGACATTACCTTGAAATTTCAATTGAATGGTTCTGTACTTAAATCAACCAAGGATATGTTTCATAAATGGAAATGGAATAGTTATGTTGTGTTTCACCTCCAGTAGAGCAAAGGTTTTTcagttatatatacatatgtttttcattttttgttttaacattatcaaaactGGCTGAACTGTGTAAAACCTGTCATTTTTTAGTGAAATGTAAAGGTTTCAAAAATATACTCAAAAGCATAATTTGAATAGAATGCATATGTACTGAATAAATATAAACCAAAATGGTGCCTCTTACCCTGATATGACCATAAGACCTGCACTAGTGGCCTCAGCTATAGGATATGTGACCTCTACAGCTAGTTCCATACATATCGGATAGATGGCGAACCCAAAACCCCCAAACAACGCTACAGCCAAAGCTACTAGAACTTGCTGGTCTCTGAATCTCGAAACCTGAATGGAACAGATCATAGCAAAGGTTTACTTCAAAAGTAAGGCATTACATAAagcaaacatgaacattttagtAGATAGTAAACTCAAAGCCTTGATCAATGCTGCCAACAATACCACCAGGAGCTGATGGTGACGGAACTTCGAACCCTGGgtgaaataagaaaaacatttctGTATAGTTTATTATTGCTATCAAAATTAAAAGGCCTACTTTATCATTATgtcaaaaagtgttatttaactcttttattaccaaaatgtgTAGCATCTTTGGATTCTTGGCTTAAAGTCAAATTTTGGTGAAAGTATGTTTTTGACGAATGATTATAAAATAgtcatgtacatatacataatCTGCTCTTATATTACCAATGGAAGTTACAAtgcgacaaaatattatttactccAAAATGACATAAATCTACCTCAGACAGAAATGAACATACTTGAATAACTACAGCATATCCCGGTACTGAATCCTATTTTTCAAAACAGAGTAGAATTCCTTATaatgttcttaaaatgttttactggtATCCAATAAGGtatattatattacaaatgAAGATGTATCatacacataaaataaaaattcttgcaagtataaacaatatttttctgaCTACTATcgtaatatgtttttttatttcatcttacCTGAGTAAAGGCTATACCAAACACAGTACTGAGGCACCAACAGAATTTCACAACCTCTTCAAACCGTTTTGTGCGATCCACGTACAAGCCGGCAAACACGGCCCCTATAGACCCCACTCCTATCATCAGCGCTCCACACATGCCAGCATATGTCTGAAATCAACCATTTGACCTGGCAATATTGACCATCAAGGGTCATTGAACACAGGTCCTGTATAAATCTAACATCTATCATCTTGCATTTATGGATTTATTCAATATGGGTATTTCACTGTTGTATGCTATGTACattgtattgcattttttcatgAGAATTTAGTGTTGTATTCAATACTTGTGTGGTATCAGGGTTACTGATTGCAATTCATTGTGTTAATTTAtagaatttttttataaattaaattggGTGTTAGTTATTtagttcatttgttttgttcaattcaattgGATGTTATATGTTGCATTTCTTTAAAGCAATTTATGGTTCATTACCATTAATGCTATTTATAGCATTcaatcataataaattatgGTTTTAAATCAATACTTAGTTATTAATAGCATCTACcagtatttatgttatttaatggATTTATCAATACTTCgtaatggttaaagattgttagtatgtacttactaAAACAAATGGTAATATGGGAGGCAGTTGCTAACCATTTACTTTGTGTAAGTGCATACTAACAGTCTTTTactttttagtggtctacataataTTGTGTAATCTACCAACTAAGTGGACCAACCAGTTTTTATTTCTACTGGTTCACCCGAGGCAGATTTGTTCTACCAGTACATACATCAGTATATCCTCGAGGACACAGCATCTGATCCAGGAAGGAAGAGAACACAGTAAACAGGGCAAGGCCGGCTCCAAACACAAAGTTCAGCACCCAGTAATTCTTGTTCTTTATTATCTGCAATTAGAAAATCAGCTGAAGATTACATAGTTAAGAAGCAGATGAGtcttctaacaagatttgaaagtataaaaaaagtCTAAAAATCAAAGACATATGGATGAAAATGTCTAAACAACCAAAATAATGACAAAAGGACAGATAAACAGCATTTCCTACGGATTTTGACTAAATTCAATTTCTGAAAAGCTGTCATATCAAGTTATAACAAAATCAGTCAACATTTCACGGTTTAAGACCCTGAAATTGAAGATTTTGTTACTACATGTTTCTATATAAACATGTTCACCTTTTTAAGCCCCGCGAAGAATGGTTCTGACTTTTCTTCAGCACTTGAGGTTGGTGGGGTAGGAGGTACGGAGCTACGTACTCCGAATGTGGCCATCACCATGGTAAAAAGAGTCGGGGCAGTTATTACCCACAACTACAAGAAACGTAAAAGCATGTATATAAGAATGGTCCAGACATTTCCTCAACACTGGAGGTTAAAGTtgtagaaaaatatatgaattaccATCACTTAATAGATACATACCTGTGATCATGTGATAAACCACAGTCACAGTTTACATGGCCATTACACAGCTATCAATTCTATGCTTCAAACATTttagaacatttataaaatacctcttaattttaacaaaaataaactaattCTCATTTGCTTCCTCTTCTAACACATAAACCAAACATACCAGTGTTGGAATATCCTTCTGTTGCTGAACAACAGCTGGAGCAAGAATATTAGCAGCCAAAATGCCAAGAGGGTTagctgaaataatttaaaaacagttgaGGTTCAAATGTTATAGATCTAgatgcatataaattatatatacacaGGGCAATTTTCTTTAtgttattcaaaacattcataaaatgtttatctatTGAGTTAAGAAGAACGCTGGGTTAGTTAATCCCTATGCACGTGTCTGCCATGTTTACAGGCAATAAAGACAATAGATAAGATAgaggcatttttttcttttgaagttACATACTGAAACCAAGTTGataaattcagtttcaactgcctTTATCCCAAAATACGTAAGTGTGTTTTATTGTTGGCACTAAACTCTCCCCCATATCATGGTCCCACTAGCAAACCACAAGGTGGTGTCAGCTTGGTAGGGGAAACCATTATCAAAGGCTGGGCTGCCTCCTTCATGTTAGACTTTAATTTACAATATAGACACAATATCTCACCCATAGATGCTATCATGTTAGCAGTTGCCCGCTGATCCCCAGCAAACCAAAGGGCGGCCAGCTTAGTTGGTGAAAACATAATGAAAGGCTGAGCACAGGCTGCTAGAATCTGTCCTGATGTAAAGAAAGGGATCAATTTAAAATCAGCGTCTTTACCTTTTGAAATTATGGGCAGATGTGTCTTATCATTAATGGGATATagtgttttcataaaattatgcatattaccatctttagattttaaaatacattaaaataatggtataaaattatgtttacttCATGCATACTACTAAAATGactgaataataaaatatttcaattggtTAAAGCAAGTTTTATTGAGCTAAAGTACACAACATggcaatataatttaaattacatattcAATATCCTGGATTGGAACAGTAGAATAAATACCtttccttaaaacaaaatatttcaattgcaGTTCTTCCTTTCAGTGccacatttataaatgataatatctTGTGGTCAGAATTAAACCCCTCCCTTCTGCTCCCCTCCCCTCAAAATATATTACCTATCAGACAGACTGTGAACCTATAGTCAACAGGGACAGATTCAAAGGTGCTGACATTTCTTAGAAAGCTTCCCAAACCATTCAACCAGGCTGCTAAAATaagctgaaaataaaacaacatgattaTCTTATATACAATGTTCTTAAAATGGcatcaaatttgttttacttttatacaTCTGGGTTTTCAATGGACCATTTTGAACTGGTCAATGATTCCAAGATTCAAGAAgctatattaatatgtttttgtttttcttttacaacaaaaacatcagTTCTGGAGTTGGGTTATGtctttaacaacaaaaacatttgttgcATGAGCTATTATTCTGACAATTCCTTCCATGAACAAAAATGTAGGAATTCAACAAGAAGAACATGTAGACCTATTGTTTTGAATCTATGTTTGTATCGATATTCCAAGTCAAGTTATTGTGAGAACATTCACAGcttgaaaatgttgattttacaTTAGCCACAAActacaaatattattatatataaattccaatcacttataaatgtataatataaataaacatctaCAGTATCGTTTACTATTCTCTAAAACACTTAACTTCACAAAAATGAATCTTTTGcaggaaaaatatcaatatgaatgactaaaagagaaaaaaagatTCTGAGAAGTATTAGTATAAATGATTGACGTATGAAGGagtaaaagtaaaaatgttctgagaagtaataattattaatgaatTACTGTATGTATCAAAGACTAAAAGCAAAAAGGTcctaaatgttattaaatatagaAGCAGATATATCCATTTCACTTCCAACCCTTCCAATATCATTACTTACAAAAGGCAGTCTTAACTGTTATGGTAATAAATACATTGACAAAAAGTATTTACACTCATTTTGAGTCCCAGGGTATCCAACAACCATGATGCAGCAAAGCCAAATGGTACACTGGCTATTGCAAACACTAGAACTAGAATGTTCAGCTGGAATGGAGTGATCTTGTAGTATGGAACAGCTGTGTCTGCGATGGGGGAGAAGGTAATCCATATCTGAAATAtagcataaaacaacaaacattacagaAGCTGCCATGCATATAATAAACTGTGTTTGGAATTCATTTATTCCTAAATCTTTACGGAAATCcaatttgatatcaaatgtaCTAATGGTATTTTGATACTGCAACAGAGCCTCTGAAACTTAAACCAATGTATTCTTTGATACAGATGCAGCTGTTAGTGTTAGGGCCTCTATACATTGAAGCATACAAAacgaaaatatttgtatttgataaaatcTATCTGGCTATATTACATTTAGTTTTCAAATTTCTGATGTATGTGAATGGTGGCAAATACAGGGTCTGGATGGTCCTCAGAAGGTCCATTTTCtctaacaaaatgtttactgcaTATGTATGTCCACTTTTTAATTTAGTGACTTTGAAATCGTCTCCACCACAAGCATATACTTGTACTCAGCTAGAACACTTAAATTGTTTTAGGTGAATGgaaacatatgaaaaaaatattcattttgtgttaTAAGAGTGTTGTTTCTTAAAAGACATAGGCTCTAAGTCCATACCAAATCCAATGCAAATCTATAATAAACAGAGGCTAGGATGTACAAAGTTTTTCCTATCTGTTACATTTGCTACTCAATCAGCTAACAATGAGTTGTGTCCCTTGCTTTGAAAATCCCATGATATTCCTTATCCATGGCAACGATTacgattaaaaatataatgagcAATTACATGATAATTATTCCAAACATGTCAGAAACCAGATAACACAATATATGATTTTTGCTCAAGAGGGACAAAAATTAAGAATGTAATAAGCAGAGTTGGCAATGCAgatgcagggctttttctatagtacccacgggtccgactatcggacccattcccaaagcaaaaatataagatatttttcccaatcttcagaaaaaaatcccaatcaaaaaaataaaataaataaatatacatattttttttttttagaaattctttttacctgtactggttcattttcaacatcctaataaattatgtgatgtgaagtatttttggtaattgaactcagaaatcattgattttcatcacatttagagatatgaaatattatctgtcatgatttattgcaatagatatttacaccccaaggattgatatttcagccattgtgggtcttttaaagggaaaataaactaatattaaataatatcctaattcacaggagactagacagcttttttcTATTCACTgaaaaatttcccaatttccgcattttcatgacgcaaattttcccaaaatgtctagggtctttttcccaaaatgggcagataAAGCCCTGAGATGCGTCTACCCGACAAATTCTTCCGCCTTGGCAGATAAACTTTTTGCATCATTGGTACttacctagtattctctatggACACTGAGCATGTGAATAAACTTATGTTTCTTGAGGGTACAACCTGAGACCAATAACACTACTCCCAGATTCAACACACAAATAAACAGAGATTATTACGGTACAGAACACAGaagaaaacaaagataaaaagtaATACATGCCATTCCATTGGTTAGATTTAGAAGAAATACAACAGCCAGAATAAACCATCTCCTTCCATAAACTCTAAATTCTGAATCATCCTCATCattcacacttgaattggatgAATCTAATAACCGTTTTCGTTCAGTATCTTCCATGGGCGCTGCCATTTTTTAGTCATGTGACTCCGTGTCTAGTTTACTACTCGGATTTCTGGTTTCCACTGGATTATTATTGTAAACACCGGTATTCGGTCTCTCTGTATACCCGTATTAAACTAGTTTGTGCACATAACTTGACCCaagatgttttaaattaaatttagatTAACTTTCTAAATAACAAAACAGAGAGATACGGAACCTGAAGTCCCCCATTTGTTTAAACCTCAGTCTACTTTACTTTGTTTCCTAGTTTGAGTGTGAGTAGCCTTGTTTGTGGAGGAGGAAGGGATAcacgtgtgcgtgtgtgtgagcgagcgtacgtgcgtgcgtgtgaaAACtcatgtgggggggggggggctacgAGAATTAAAGcatggagataaaaaaataataattgttcatgatttttttttcaaatatttatcatgGTTACAAATATCAGATGTACAATAACGTAATAGGAGATTATTAATGTCCGTTTCACCTGCCTCTTCATGTCGGTTTATACATGTCTGTGACAGcgactgtacatgtataacatactgTTATAAAAATAGCTACTGCTGTAATTTAAGAATGTTCTTGTACTTTATAGTACAGCTATAGCTATAAATTTACAGCTGCGGCTCATTTAATGTTCTGCTTTTGCTATATTTGTGTGTCTTACTGCTGTTGATAGAAGCACTTCTGAACAATATGGTACGCCGCATTTTTGACTGCTTCCTGTCTATGGCTGGCGTAGCGTCAAGTTTGGGTAGCCGCTGGATGTGCACCAGTTTGTGGTCCGGGTACCAGGGCCAGATACCTTCTACCTTATCGTCCGTGGACAAAGAGGTGGGAATAGTTGCGATCTGAATGACAGGAAAGGCGGCAATACATTTACTTACCTTTCCGATGATAAACCATCGCAAAGCCGAGCCGCTGTTTTGGGTTACACCATAAATTTCAGTTTTGCGTAACTGCCTACATGCATCGATACATATATTGCGAATTATATAAatctttcaaacaaaatgtgctACATTTAAAGAATATCTAAATCAATAATTAACAGCAAGTTACTTCAACAAATTAACAAGCTATTCTGCAAGTTGCTAACAGTGAGAGGATTACAAATGTACCGTGTTTGcacatgtttaaagaaaaagaagCTCTTCTGCTAATTCGATGGTTATGATTTTACATGTTCGCTACGCCATAGCCCATTGGGTGGGTGCACAAACATGATTGAAAggataatatataaaaagaaacagGTATGCTCCGACATAGGCGTACGCACAAAATGCTtggaaataatataattataatattatgtttaaaaaaagaagaaaaaatgaagTCTATCATTATCTGCCTAAATTCGAACTGTTCagatattaaattataaattctTTTTTGTTGAATGCAATCAAAGATATATGCGTCATATATTTCAAAGTGTGGTTATTTTATATAGAACATAGTTTAACATTTTGACTGTGTATTCTTGACTGTTTTCCTTGCAAGAAGTTTTCTCTATTGTCTTCACTCGAAACTACAGATTCGTTCGGctcatataattaaaaatgctttaatCAATGGCAATGCTTGGTCGTCAGTCAGTGAGAAAGTTAAAGCCACACATTTTGTAAGTTTCGAgtaaaaaaggaaagaaaaaagaTATAGTTCAACTGCCAGGCCTTTAACAACTCCAAGTGCATTTTAATTGATATCATCGTCAAAGGGTAGCACGAGGAGCTAAATGTCGCCCGGCCGTCACCAcaagcatatacatgtatttagcaGACCTCCTCACAGGTTCAAGTGAATTGGGTCACCTCACATGACACACTTTATTTAcctatttataatttatatgttcAGTTTTGTTGTATCTAAGAGACCCCCACCACCACACAAACTGTGACGCCGCAATTTTCTTGTCGATGTTACTACAGTATATTCATAAGGGAGATCACTGGAGCTGACGATAACAAAGAGCCAATTCGTTAATTTAACTTTCGAAAACATAAAATGGCGCTTTAATATAGATGACAACGCTACACAATCGTTTTAATGAAAGAAATTCGTGCATATAGATAAGTGGCTGCTTTATGTTTAACTATGTTCAGTTTATTggatttaattttgtttgaaatgaccattataattatcatgtttgtTTAGGTATATTGAAATTagttcaatttaaacaaatacagtaCACGTGCATTTGACAGTTGAAAAGATGTGCTGAacttaaaaatgacaataaaataagtaattcgaagacaaaaagtaaaatatttaaataagtaaaatatcCCCACCCACCTCCTCCTGCCTTGCACACCGTCATTTTAGTTTTTGAGGGCAGGGCGTATGTCTAAAGGTTGCGCCCAAACGTTACGCCCCCTCAAAATTCAGAACCCCCCCTCCTTAACACACCTTTGCTGTGACCAATACCAGAGAGACACATAGCAGACAAGTCCATGATGCAAGATTAGATGGAAAGATCTcacaagggggggggggggcgggagGGGGGCAGAGATTGCAATAATCAATCATAATAAAATCACTATTTAAAGTCGCAGATGTTgatctttcaaatcaaacttaaattaaaaGTGATCATTGGAACAACAAAAGTTTCTTGTTTCCTGACCTGAACCATATTTTTTAccatgacaatttttttttttaattcaagcTCATCTATTTTCAACCAAGAATATGTTCAGGTTTTGAGGTTTATTGGACCAACATGACCTTTTAATATcccatattttgaaaaatcaaaacgtTTGGATAAATTGTAAGAAAATGTACTGATCATTAGTTTAATGGGCCAGGGGTAGCTATTCAGTGCTGATAAGAATGTATACACAATTTGAAAagtaattgaaatgttttataaatgtcaaaCCATGTATTTGAGCAAATTGGGCTGATTCCACCTTTTGTTCCCTTCTCAAAAAAGCAATGgagatatagtaatggtaggtgtgtgtgcgtgtgtgtgtctgtCACTTTAATTAACTCCAAAAGTCTTTGAAGTTTTGATTTCAAACTTCATTTACAGATAGATTTTATTTAGGGGGGATTGTGGTGCATAGGAACTATCACTTTGTTTGTGGTATTTTAGACTTCTTGCTCTTTGTCCATTTTTAGATCTCATGCTCAAGGATGAGCTTTTGTGTTAGGGGACTTTCCGTCTGACTgtcgtcaacattttccttGAAACAACTTCTAAACCACCGGGCGAATTGCCACCAAATTTCACAAATGGTCCTCTTCCAGATTTCTTAAAACAGAGTGGTTTCATGTAGaaaaaactatgaaaatctttttttataaaacagatggcctgatttcaacataatttcaTAGAAATGTTCAAAAGGGTGTCATTCATCAAATTACttccaggcgcgtagctgcctatacagttgaatccacatgattttgacaaaaaaataaaacaattcagcCAGTTACAATATTTGTACTTGACTATACATGATGTTACAGACATATGGTGATTgacattaaaaatgtaattatacgGTTCAATGGCAGAAAGGACAGAAAAGTAGATTTCTGTTAGACAACCTGATTGTTAGGGTTATAATCAGGGCTTATTTAGTTACTTAATTAAGCACCTCAGAATGCCAATGATGCACCTGATTGCaccaatgttttcataaatgtcaAGGGGGGATGCCCCCAGACCCCCCAGCAGtgagcacaattatgaatccacatgaatagagggctagctaggCTCATGCCTTCAAGCCATGCTGATTCATTGAAAACCTTGCAGACAAGTGGAGTTAGtttcatatataactatatGAAAAATTTCTCCTTAGAAACTGCTGggcatatttcaaaatgatttagaATGTTCCTAAGATGGCCCTTTTTGAAATTCCTTAAAGCCATGTTGGTTCGTTTAAAACTCTGCCAACAAGGGGCAGGGCTAATTTTCACTATCTGACTTATTTCTAAATGGTGAGGTTTAGTATGAAAGACAACTCCAAATGGAAGAATCAGTTTGTTTTTCAGGCAAAATCTCCCTTTGAAAATATTCTCTGAAACTGCATTGACATTATGTTGTGGatctttatcaaaattggcTCGAGGGTCAAGGGTACCCGAGGTACCCCGCCTCTTTATTCCTTCAAGTTTTGTTAAAAACCATGCTGATAACATAACAGCACATTTCTCTTATATGACTAGAATTagttattgttaatttgttgTCAGAAACCACTGTCCCTTTTGAAAAGAATTCCACAGAATTGTTCTTCAGCTAACCCTAAACCATTTAACCTGTTAAAAAATTATGGACAGTTAATTGACATTTTCACTTTAACTCCCCCATTCGTTCAATTCACTTTATACCTTACAcagtttttaaagctgcactctcacagattgaacgttttgacaacttttttattttttgtcttggaacaagccaattttttggaaaatccttggaaaccagttatataagactgctgacaaaaaatcgcatcgcagatttttatatttaagttcaacaattgatgtttcatgcatttttcttaaaccgttagccataaaacatttatttttgaactgaagttattataatgaatatctgcgatctgatcttttgtcagaaatcttatatcattgatttgcagatatttacgcataCATTGgatcattccaagacaaaatataaaaaggttgtaaaaatggtaaatctgtgagagtgcagctttaatggccATCACAGtattaggttacataacaccATATTAAGCTGattacaaattattgcccttgattgattttttttattttatatacaccCGTTTATAAAACAGGACGTATTATAGTATTAGTAGATGCAACGTAAATGTGGGCAAGCTGTTGGCAAAACATCTTGGACAGATATATTGCTGGGGTCAATCGGGGTTTATCACCCTTAAATTATAGAAACTACCTAAAATCAGTCTTGTCTGCTCATTTACTTTAGAAGCCTTGGTCCAAACAtaaccaaatttggtcagaatgtgtatggaaTAATATCTTGGATAAGTTCATTTACCAGCCATATGACATGAGTCATTTGATATTtatcgccctttaattataaaattacataagATTGGTCTTGTccgttcaataactttagatgTCTTGCCAATTATCACTCAAATCTCAACTTAACAATTTGGTGAAAATGTGTACTGGCATAATATTGTGGACaatttgataaccagccatatcgcttTAGTTACTCGACAGTTACTGGCCTTATAAAAATTACAGAAAATTGGTATTGTCGCTCAATTACGCTAGAAGAAGCCTTTAATTTGTCTTAtcatcaaatttg
The Mya arenaria isolate MELC-2E11 chromosome 12, ASM2691426v1 DNA segment above includes these coding regions:
- the LOC128210306 gene encoding solute carrier family 49 member A3-like, with protein sequence MAAPMEDTERKRLLDSSNSSVNDEDDSEFRVYGRRWFILAVVFLLNLTNGMIWITFSPIADTAVPYYKITPFQLNILVLVFAIASVPFGFAASWLLDTLGLKMSLILAAWLNGLGSFLRNVSTFESVPVDYRFTVCLIGQILAACAQPFIMFSPTKLAALWFAGDQRATANMIASMANPLGILAANILAPAVVQQQKDIPTLLWVITAPTLFTMVMATFGVRSSVPPTPPTSSAEEKSEPFFAGLKKIIKNKNYWVLNFVFGAGLALFTVFSSFLDQMLCPRGYTDTYAGMCGALMIGVGSIGAVFAGLYVDRTKRFEEVVKFCWCLSTVFGIAFTQVSRFRDQQVLVALAVALFGGFGFAIYPICMELAVEVTYPIAEATSAGLMVISGQIQGIIYLLLMQFIAQDLSEEELEKGTGCSTSNQKANDFTPQDWTVPGMFVSGIAALSSVVLIAFFRAEYRRMNAEQRKAAEKIMNQTIVISPPSYNT